The Vicia villosa cultivar HV-30 ecotype Madison, WI linkage group LG1, Vvil1.0, whole genome shotgun sequence genome includes a region encoding these proteins:
- the LOC131639394 gene encoding caffeoyl-CoA O-methyltransferase-like, with protein MGEENQVIENKPALYKGLLNSDALYNYILETNVFPREHPCLKELREMTEIHSQGIMLIPADEGQFLSLLIKLMNAKKTMEIGVYTGYSLLSTALALPSDGKILALDISREYFELGLPMIKKAGVDHKIEFREGPAVDLLDEILQDENNKGTFDFIFVDADKNNYLNYHKRVIELVKVGGLIGYDNTLWCGSVVAPPDTIIYETIRNLREYVIEFNKYIAQDSRFEVCLVSIGDGITLCRRIN; from the exons atggGTGAGGAAAACCAAGTCATCGAAAACAAACCTGCCCTTTACAAGGGTCTCCTTAACAGTGATGCACTTTATAAT TATATACTTGAAACCAATGTGTTTCCGAGAGAGCATCCATGTTTGAAGGAGCTTCGTGAGATGACAGAAATACACTCTCA GGGCATTATGCTTATACCTGCTGATGAAGGACAGTTTTTAAGCTTGTTGATTAAGCTGATGAATGCAAAGAAGACAATGGAGATTGGTGTGTACACTGGTTACTCTCTTCTCTCCACTGCTCTTGCTCTTCCCTCTGATGGAAAG ataTTGGCTTTAGACATTAGTCGTGAATACTTTGAGTTGGGATTGCCCATGATTAAAAAAGCTGGAGTGGATCACAAGATTGAATTTAGAGAAGGACCTGCTGTTGATCTTTTAGATGAAATTCTTCAAGAT GAAAATAACAAGGGaacatttgattttatttttgtggATGCTGATAAGAATAACTACTTAAACTATCACAAGAGAGTAATTGAGCTTGTTAAAGTTGGGGGATTGATTGGATACGATAACACCTTATGGTGTGGATCAGTGGTGGCTCCACCTGATACTATTATTTATGAAACCATTCGGAACTTACGCGAATATGTGATTGAGTTTAACAAATATATAGCTCAAGATTCAAGATTTGAGGTTTGTCTGGTTTCTATAGGAGATGGGATTACCCTATGTCGCCGCATCAACTAA